The Daucus carota subsp. sativus chromosome 9, DH1 v3.0, whole genome shotgun sequence genome window below encodes:
- the LOC108202373 gene encoding F-box protein FBW2, which yields MSWRVCENDEYEQGEWEKLPEELLVMVVEKIPVDEMMRVVPLVCKAWWAVLSGPHCWKNIDLLDWSVTKKRSKQVDVAVKKLVRYSKSSFQMLSTFRLGSAGFAFAANRAKCLKILIMRGSNVTDQMVIRHAVSLSNLTHLDVSFCLNISSKGLEAFGKHCKSLIQLKRDMAPPSLGMSIQEEASMVDESEAMVIANTMSKLEHLEITYGRFTNRGINSVLDKCKALSHLDIYGCWGVWPDEALEKKCEELAFFLSSWGDDDIESQ from the exons ATGAGTTGGAGGGTATGTGAAAACGATGAGTATGAGCAAGGAGAGTGGGAGAAGCTTCCAGAAGAGTTGTTGGTGATGGTGGTGGAGAAGATTCCGGTGGATGAGATGATGAGGGTGGTGCCTCTGGTGTGCAAGGCCTGGTGGGCTGTGCTTTCCGGGCCTCACTGCTGGAAAAACATCGATCTTTTGGACTGGAGTGTAACAAAGAAGAGGTCTAAACAAGTGGATGTGGCTGTGAAGAAGCTGGTGCGGTATAGCAAGTCCAGTTTTCAGATGCTTTCAACGTTTCGACTCGGTAGTGCTGGCTTTGCTTTTGCTGCTAATCG TGCCAAATGTCTCAAGATCCTAATTATGCGTGGAAGTAATGTAACTGACCAGATGGTGATAAGGCATGCAGTGTCGCTTAGCAATCTAACACACCTGGATGTTAGCTTTTGCTTGAACATCTCAAGCAAAGGGCTGGAAGCTTTTGGAAAGCATTGCAAATCTTTGATTCAGTTGAAAAGAGACATGGCACCACCATCTCTTGGAATGTCGATTCAAGAGGAAGCTTCAATGGTAGATGAATCCGAAGCAATGGTGATAGCCAATACAATGTCAAAGCTGGAACATCTAGAAATTACTTATGGTCGCTTTACTAATCGTGGCATCAACTCTGTACTTGATAAATGTAAGGCACTTTCTCATCTCGACATCTATGGTTGCTGGGGTGTGTGGCCTGATGAAGCTCTTGAAAAGAAATGTGAAGAGTTAGCTTTCTTTTTGAGCTCCTGGGGCGACGATGACATTGAAAGCCAGTAA
- the LOC108200702 gene encoding protein IQ-DOMAIN 11: protein MKSYDPAMAKKSWFSVLRKFFTVEARSNRDKGQKRRKWISGRLFINPHVVISAPRLSGERTVISETELVHSKHEYNGDILAANPVPVLVQSPQRSKEELQEFDAIKAECNTPPPTPQCEMEIQESAAIKIQTAFRGHLARKALRALKGLVKLQAIVRGRAVRRQAIVTLNRLQSIVNIQSQFRMNRSQTMDKTQCFQQNKELQEFADKDIKMDFNSQKRRDSGLLTKEEENILCSTRRMAAIKRERLKEYTFSNRRSAELELNKVDGRWRYWLQQWIDTRMANTEDLHDVASVSSPKTKGREESRSRLTKSRTTRQQCNKDNELDITPRVRPFRHLKHQSIQEDGNFCRGKSAVVPTYMAATESAKAKVRSTSSPRPRPVNFDAQSETLSPYKHKISPISSINSEVTAISMLANSCTGFVQKTTGSKGHVRSKRTLKYLSTD from the exons ATGAAAAGTTATGATCCTGCAATGGCAAAGAAGAGCTGGTTTAGTGTGTTAAGGAAGTTCTTCACAGTAGAAGCACGCTCAAACCGAGATAAG GGGCAGAAGAGAAGGAAATGGATATCTGGAAGACTGTTTATCAACCCTCATGTCGTGATTTCAGCTCCACGGCTTTCTGGGGAAAGAACAGTAATAAGTGAAACAGAGCTAGTGCACAGCAAGCATGAATATAATGGGGACATACTGGCAGCTAATCCTGTACCTGTTCTTGTTCAATCTCCTCAACGGAGCAAAGAGGAATTACAAGAGTTCGATGCCATCAAAGCTGAATGCAATACTCCTCCACCTACACCACAATGTGAGATGGAAATTCAAGAATCTGCTGCCATCAAAATTCAAACAGCCTTCCGAGGTCACCTG GCAAGAAAAGCGCTGAGGGCTTTAAAGGGACTTGTGAAACTTCAAGCTATTGTCAGAGGTAGAGCTGTTAGACGGCAAGCTATTGTTACTCTCAACCGATTGCAGTCAATCGTCAATATCCAGTCACAATTTCGTATGAATAGAAGCCAGACAATGGATAAAACTCAATGTTTTCAACAAAACAAAGAACTTCAAGAGTTCGCAGACAAGGACATAAAG ATGGATTTTAACAGTCAAAAACGACGAGATAGTGGTCTTCTTACAAAGGAAGAAGAGAATATCCTTTGTTCAACCAGGAGAATGGCTGCTATCAAACGAGAGAGGCTCAAGGAGTACACATTTAGCAACAGA AGGTCAGCGGAACTGGAGCTAAACAAAGTTGATGGAAGATGGAGATACTGGTTACAACAATGGATTGACACCCGAATGGCTAACACTGAAGATCTCCATGATGTTGCTTCCGTGTCCTCaccaaaaacaaaaggtagagAAGAATCAAGAAGCAGATTAACTAAGTCAAGAACTACAAGGCAACAATGCAACAAAGACAACGAATTAGACATTACGCCAAGGGTAAGACCATTTCGTCATCTAAAACACCAGTCCATTCAAGAAGATGGCAATTTTTGCAGAGGTAAATCTGCAGTAGTCCCAACTTACATGGCTGCTACAGAATCTGCTAAGGCTAAAGTAAGATCGACAAGTTCGCCAAGACCAAGGCCAGTAAACTTTGATGCTCAATCAGAAACACTTTCTCCATACAAACACAAGATATCTCCTATTTCTTCTATTAATAGTGAAGTGACAGCAATCAGTATGCTTGCCAATTCTTGCACCGGATTCGTACAAAAGACTACTGGTTCCAAAGGGCATGTAAGATCTAAGAGAACTTTGAAGTACTTGAGCACTGATTAA